One stretch of Caldinitratiruptor microaerophilus DNA includes these proteins:
- the atpA gene encoding F0F1 ATP synthase subunit alpha encodes MSIRPEEISSILKQEIEKFSTEIEVSNVGRVIQVGDGIARVYGLESAMANELLEFPGGVLGMAFNLEEDNIGVVILGPYSHIKEGDEVRRTGRVVEVPVGPELIGRVVNSLGQPLDGKGPIQAKLYDRVEKIAPGVITRKSVHEPLRTGIKAIDAMTPIGRGQRELIIGDRGTGKTAIAVDAILAQKGEGVVCIYVAIGQKASTVAGVVKVLEERGAMDYTIVVSATASDPAPLQYLAPYAGCTMGEYFRDRGQHALVIYDDLSKHAVAYREMSLLIRRPPGREAYPGDVFYLHSRLLERAAKLNDELGAGSLTALPIIETQAGDVSAYIPTNVISITDGQIYLETDLFFAGVRPAMNTGLSVSRVGGAAQIKAMKKVAGSLRLDLAQYRELAAFAQFGSDLDKATQARLIRGQRMVELLKQPQYQPLPFEEQVVAIFAGTNGFLDDIPLDQVRAFETGLIRHLRANTTLLRELAEKKDFVDDLEARLKQAIADFKAGFTKGGQAGREAAAASA; translated from the coding sequence GTGAGCATCCGTCCTGAAGAGATCTCCTCGATCCTGAAGCAGGAAATCGAGAAGTTCTCCACGGAGATCGAGGTCAGCAACGTGGGCCGGGTGATCCAGGTCGGCGACGGCATCGCCCGCGTGTACGGCCTGGAGAGCGCCATGGCCAACGAGCTGCTGGAGTTCCCCGGCGGCGTCCTGGGCATGGCCTTCAACCTGGAAGAGGACAACATCGGCGTCGTCATCCTGGGCCCCTACAGCCACATCAAGGAGGGCGACGAGGTCCGGCGTACGGGCCGCGTCGTCGAGGTCCCGGTGGGTCCGGAGCTCATCGGCCGGGTGGTGAACTCCCTCGGTCAGCCCCTGGACGGGAAGGGCCCGATCCAGGCGAAGCTGTACGACCGGGTCGAGAAGATCGCCCCCGGCGTCATCACCCGCAAGTCGGTGCACGAGCCCCTGCGGACGGGCATCAAGGCCATCGACGCCATGACCCCGATCGGCCGGGGCCAGCGCGAGCTCATCATCGGCGACCGCGGCACCGGCAAGACGGCCATCGCCGTCGACGCGATCCTGGCCCAGAAGGGCGAGGGCGTGGTCTGCATCTACGTGGCGATCGGCCAGAAGGCGTCCACCGTCGCCGGCGTGGTGAAGGTGCTCGAGGAGCGGGGGGCGATGGACTACACCATCGTGGTCAGCGCCACCGCCTCCGACCCGGCGCCGCTGCAGTACCTGGCGCCCTACGCCGGGTGCACCATGGGCGAGTACTTCCGCGACCGCGGCCAGCACGCCCTGGTGATCTACGACGACCTGTCCAAGCACGCCGTCGCCTACCGCGAGATGTCCCTCCTGATCCGGCGCCCGCCGGGTCGCGAGGCGTACCCGGGCGACGTGTTCTACCTGCACAGCCGCCTGCTGGAGCGGGCCGCCAAGCTGAACGACGAGCTCGGCGCGGGCTCGCTTACGGCGCTGCCGATCATCGAGACGCAGGCCGGCGACGTCTCGGCGTACATCCCGACGAACGTCATCTCCATCACCGACGGCCAGATCTACCTCGAGACCGACCTGTTCTTCGCCGGCGTGCGCCCGGCCATGAACACCGGCCTCTCCGTGTCGCGGGTGGGCGGCGCGGCGCAGATCAAGGCGATGAAGAAGGTCGCCGGCAGCCTGCGCCTCGACCTGGCGCAGTACCGAGAGCTGGCCGCCTTCGCCCAGTTCGGCTCCGACCTCGACAAGGCGACGCAGGCCCGCCTGATCCGGGGGCAGCGGATGGTCGAGCTCCTCAAGCAGCCGCAGTACCAGCCCCTGCCCTTCGAGGAGCAGGTGGTGGCCATCTTCGCGGGCACGAACGGTTTCCTGGACGACATCCCGCTCGACCAGGTGCGGGCCTTCGAGACCGGCCTCATCCGCCACCTGCGGGCGAACACCACGCTCCTCAGGGAGCTGGCGGAGAAGAAGGACTTCGTGGACGACCTGGAGGCCCGGCTGAAGCAGGCGATCGCCGACTTCAAGGCGGGCTTCACGAAGGGCGGCCAGGCCGGCCGTGAGGCCGCGGCGGCGAGCGCCTGA
- a CDS encoding type II toxin-antitoxin system death-on-curing family toxin: MKIRYLDPLEVLVIHYVVVDQHFSDLYDAEEERGVKNPGALVSALHAPQHTFGGEDLVPDVLMKAAVLMRSLIQNHPFHNGNKRTAVIATILFLEDNGYELRVPDKKLIKLAVQIATPDSIPVPRIRKWLAKYTKKVHRGANKTAPVRAGWGDIIHEVKRLFTSRLNKES, encoded by the coding sequence GTGAAAATACGCTACCTTGATCCACTTGAAGTGCTGGTAATCCATTACGTTGTAGTGGACCAGCACTTCAGTGATTTATATGATGCCGAAGAGGAACGGGGCGTCAAGAACCCCGGGGCCCTCGTCTCGGCGCTTCATGCGCCCCAGCATACGTTCGGGGGCGAGGACCTGGTCCCGGACGTGCTTATGAAGGCGGCCGTCCTGATGCGCTCCCTGATCCAGAACCATCCGTTCCATAACGGAAACAAGCGGACAGCCGTTATTGCAACGATTTTGTTTCTTGAAGACAACGGCTACGAACTACGGGTTCCGGACAAGAAACTCATCAAGCTGGCAGTTCAAATAGCGACACCGGACAGCATTCCCGTGCCTCGAATACGGAAGTGGCTCGCAAAGTACACCAAGAAAGTGCACCGGGGTGCGAACAAGACCGCCCCCGTGCGAGCCGGGTGGGGCGACATAATCCATGAGGTGAAGAGGCTTTTCACCTCTCGCCTGAATAAAGAGTCGTGA
- the mreB gene encoding rod shape-determining protein MreB yields the protein MFGLGRDVGIDLGTATVLIHIRGKGIVLREPSVVALERHSGKILAVGAEARRMLGRTPGNIVATRPLRNGVIADYEVTRAMLKHFLDRVTGPRFFARPRVMICIPAVVTTVEKRAVLEAAMEVGARHASLIEEPLAAALGAGLDVTKPAGHMVVDIGGGTTDVAVLSLGGVVQSQSIRVAGDKFDEAIMRYVKREHNLLIGERTAEEIKISIATASGSRNEAMEVRGRDLMTGLPKTIRLTSAETRIALEEPVTAIVQTVKTVLEQTPPELTADIHERGIVLTGGGALLHGLDELITRETGIPAHVADDPASCVAKGTGIALERYETMEDHLVVLKRVL from the coding sequence GTGTTCGGCCTTGGCAGGGACGTGGGTATCGATCTCGGCACGGCCACGGTACTGATCCACATCCGGGGAAAGGGCATCGTCCTGCGGGAGCCGTCGGTGGTCGCCCTGGAACGGCACAGCGGCAAGATCCTGGCCGTGGGGGCCGAGGCCCGGCGGATGCTGGGGCGGACCCCGGGCAACATCGTCGCGACGCGGCCGCTGCGGAACGGGGTCATCGCCGACTACGAGGTGACGCGGGCGATGCTCAAGCACTTTCTCGACCGGGTGACCGGCCCCCGGTTCTTCGCCCGCCCGCGGGTGATGATCTGCATCCCCGCCGTCGTGACGACCGTCGAGAAGCGGGCCGTCCTCGAGGCCGCGATGGAGGTCGGGGCCCGCCACGCCTCCCTCATCGAGGAGCCGCTCGCCGCGGCCCTCGGCGCCGGGCTCGACGTCACCAAGCCGGCCGGGCACATGGTCGTCGACATCGGCGGCGGCACGACCGACGTCGCCGTCCTGTCGCTCGGGGGAGTGGTGCAGAGCCAGTCCATCCGCGTCGCCGGCGACAAGTTCGACGAAGCCATCATGCGCTACGTGAAGCGAGAGCACAATCTCCTCATCGGCGAGCGCACGGCCGAGGAGATCAAGATCAGCATCGCCACGGCCTCCGGCAGCCGCAACGAGGCGATGGAGGTCCGTGGCCGGGACCTCATGACCGGCCTGCCCAAGACCATCCGGCTCACCTCGGCGGAGACCCGCATCGCACTCGAGGAACCCGTCACCGCCATCGTGCAGACGGTCAAGACCGTCCTGGAGCAGACGCCGCCCGAACTCACGGCCGACATCCACGAGCGCGGCATCGTGCTCACCGGCGGGGGTGCTCTCCTGCACGGGCTGGACGAGCTCATCACCCGGGAGACGGGCATCCCCGCCCACGTCGCCGACGACCCCGCCTCCTGCGTCGCGAAGGGGACGGGGATCGCCCTGGAGCGGTACGAGACGATGGAAGACCACCTGGTGGTGCTGAAGCGCGTACTGTAA
- the atpG gene encoding ATP synthase F1 subunit gamma, protein MAENKKAILRRRRAVEATRKITRAMKLVAAAKLRRAQERALAARPYARELARLLQHLVAAGAGAQNPLLTRRESPSPQVAYVVITADRGLAGSYNVNVLRAAQAALRAEVRPVRLVTIGRKGRDFFTKRGLKPIREWVGIGEEARWPLAQEMVRELIDLYLKGEVDEVRIIYTEFINAVQQRPREIVLLPVTPPGAQPPGDHEQAAVEYFYEPNAEHVLGQLVPRYVETVFFQTLLEAKASEHGARMTAMGNATDNATELIARLTLQYNRARQAAITKEIAEIVGGAEALK, encoded by the coding sequence GTGGCGGAGAACAAGAAGGCCATCCTCCGGCGACGCCGGGCCGTGGAGGCGACCCGCAAGATCACCCGGGCGATGAAGCTCGTGGCGGCGGCCAAGCTCCGCCGGGCCCAGGAGCGGGCCCTGGCGGCCCGGCCGTACGCCCGGGAGCTGGCCCGCCTGCTGCAGCACCTGGTCGCGGCGGGAGCCGGGGCTCAGAACCCGCTCCTCACCCGCCGGGAATCCCCGAGCCCCCAGGTGGCCTACGTGGTGATCACCGCGGACCGGGGCCTGGCGGGCTCGTACAACGTGAACGTCCTGCGCGCGGCGCAGGCGGCCCTGCGTGCGGAGGTGCGGCCGGTGCGGCTGGTGACCATCGGCCGCAAGGGCCGGGACTTTTTCACGAAGCGCGGCCTGAAGCCGATCCGGGAGTGGGTCGGCATCGGCGAGGAGGCGCGCTGGCCGCTGGCGCAGGAGATGGTGCGAGAGCTGATCGACCTCTACCTGAAGGGCGAGGTCGACGAGGTCCGCATCATCTACACCGAGTTCATCAACGCGGTGCAGCAGCGGCCGCGGGAGATCGTGCTCCTGCCGGTGACCCCGCCCGGCGCCCAGCCGCCGGGGGACCACGAGCAGGCCGCCGTCGAGTACTTCTACGAGCCGAACGCCGAGCACGTCCTGGGCCAGCTGGTGCCCCGCTACGTGGAGACCGTGTTCTTCCAGACGCTCCTGGAGGCCAAGGCCTCGGAGCACGGCGCCCGGATGACGGCGATGGGCAACGCGACGGACAACGCCACGGAGCTCATCGCGCGCCTCACGCTGCAGTACAACCGGGCGCGGCAGGCGGCCATCACCAAGGAGATCGCCGAGATCGTGGGTGGCGCGGAGGCGCTCAAGTAG
- the spoIID gene encoding stage II sporulation protein D: protein MRRLLTTWAGLAALVLVVLPSLLGRGCTARTPPPQASPEGGLTVSVYFPDTGQIRTLPLDEYLVGVVAAEMPPRFADEALRAQFVVARTYTVKHMRRFGGGGCSLEPRADVCASPGAGQAYTDFDALRQKLGYWAARRYWTRLQEQARATRGLLVTYRGQPIDAVYHATSGVMTEDAAAVWGRPVPYLRPVPDPYGKDAPNYVEEVAFATADLARALGIDPRRLAGGSDPPVVILGRTPGGRVAQVRVGGLTLAGTEFRTRLGLRSADFTVRTERGRVVITTRGYGHGVGLSQWGANGMARAGKTFREILAHYYPGTEVEPIFEG from the coding sequence GTGCGAAGGCTCTTGACCACCTGGGCCGGTCTGGCGGCCCTGGTGCTGGTCGTGCTCCCGTCGCTCCTGGGCCGGGGGTGCACGGCCCGCACGCCCCCGCCGCAGGCAAGCCCGGAGGGCGGGCTCACCGTGTCCGTCTACTTCCCTGACACCGGCCAGATCCGCACCCTGCCGCTCGACGAGTACCTCGTGGGGGTGGTGGCCGCCGAGATGCCGCCCCGCTTCGCCGACGAAGCGCTGCGCGCCCAGTTCGTGGTGGCCCGGACGTACACCGTCAAGCACATGCGGCGCTTCGGCGGGGGCGGGTGCAGCCTCGAGCCCCGGGCCGACGTCTGCGCGTCCCCGGGCGCTGGACAGGCCTACACGGACTTCGACGCCCTGCGGCAGAAGCTCGGCTACTGGGCCGCCCGCCGTTACTGGACCCGGCTGCAGGAGCAGGCCCGTGCCACCCGCGGCCTTCTCGTCACCTACCGGGGGCAGCCGATCGACGCCGTGTACCACGCCACCTCGGGCGTGATGACGGAGGACGCCGCCGCCGTCTGGGGACGTCCGGTCCCCTACCTCAGGCCGGTGCCCGACCCTTACGGAAAGGATGCCCCGAACTACGTCGAGGAGGTGGCGTTCGCCACCGCTGACCTCGCCCGCGCCCTCGGGATCGACCCCCGCCGCCTGGCAGGCGGGTCCGACCCACCCGTGGTCATTCTCGGCCGCACGCCCGGCGGGCGGGTGGCCCAGGTCCGGGTGGGCGGCCTGACCCTGGCCGGCACCGAGTTCCGCACCCGCCTGGGGCTCCGCTCGGCCGACTTCACCGTGCGCACGGAGCGCGGCAGGGTGGTGATCACCACGCGGGGCTACGGCCACGGGGTCGGCCTCAGCCAGTGGGGCGCCAACGGCATGGCGCGGGCCGGGAAGACGTTCCGGGAGATCCTCGCCCACTACTACCCGGGGACGGAGGTGGAACCGATCTTCGAAGGGTGA
- a CDS encoding AAA family ATPase gives MPVPALLLILLALLATALGLAARRGGWGVLVRREVENRQALAAARVQVREEGNRMLDLSPEQLQQVLREQGYFLDRLQTQRLWVYLRQGKPVGIRGEPGIGKSLLPEALAKGLGFGFIDMACHSHLEAEEIGISWNGFKQIVDAQAYRGSGPPPDLYTLEYLTPTPLLQSLLADRPTVVRVDEVDKLNEHTTNFFLRYLDRKELVVHNMSGGTRTLRASAPLYIFLTSNEYKKLDPAFMRRTVWLDLTFPDEGVLAEILRHGAGVPLDFAARVARIVHQVRQLNLEKKPSIAEALEWCRALVDVAGGQITPQSVDLTIGFLAKWPEDVAMVKEALRRWYDTFHKAG, from the coding sequence TTGCCTGTACCTGCACTGCTCCTCATTCTGCTGGCTCTTCTGGCGACAGCCCTCGGCCTGGCCGCTCGCCGGGGCGGGTGGGGAGTGCTCGTCCGCCGGGAGGTCGAGAACCGGCAGGCGCTGGCCGCCGCCCGGGTGCAGGTGCGGGAGGAGGGAAACCGGATGCTGGACCTCTCGCCGGAGCAGCTGCAGCAGGTCCTGCGCGAGCAGGGGTACTTCCTGGACCGCCTGCAGACCCAGCGCCTCTGGGTCTACCTGCGTCAGGGCAAGCCCGTGGGCATCCGGGGCGAGCCGGGGATCGGCAAGTCGCTGCTCCCGGAGGCGCTGGCGAAGGGCCTCGGTTTCGGCTTCATCGACATGGCGTGTCACAGCCACCTGGAAGCGGAGGAGATCGGGATCTCGTGGAACGGGTTCAAGCAGATCGTCGACGCCCAGGCGTACCGGGGCTCGGGGCCGCCCCCCGACCTCTACACGCTCGAGTACCTGACCCCGACCCCTCTCCTCCAGAGCCTCCTCGCCGACCGGCCCACGGTCGTGCGCGTCGACGAGGTCGACAAGCTCAACGAGCACACCACGAACTTCTTCCTGCGCTACCTCGACCGCAAGGAGCTCGTGGTGCACAACATGTCCGGCGGCACCCGGACGCTGCGGGCGTCGGCGCCGCTCTACATCTTCCTCACCTCGAACGAGTACAAGAAGCTGGACCCGGCCTTCATGCGGCGGACGGTGTGGCTCGACCTCACCTTCCCGGACGAGGGCGTGCTGGCCGAGATCCTGCGCCACGGGGCGGGGGTCCCGCTGGACTTCGCGGCCCGGGTGGCACGGATCGTCCACCAGGTGCGGCAGCTGAACCTCGAGAAGAAGCCGTCGATCGCCGAGGCGCTGGAGTGGTGCCGGGCCCTGGTGGACGTCGCCGGCGGCCAGATCACCCCGCAGTCCGTCGACCTCACCATCGGCTTCCTGGCCAAGTGGCCGGAGGACGTGGCCATGGTGAAGGAGGCGCTTCGCCGGTGGTACGACACCTTTCACAAGGCGGGGTGA
- the atpD gene encoding F0F1 ATP synthase subunit beta yields MGKILSIMGVVVDVEFPEGQLPKLYDALVIEGGGEKGDINLTMEVAQHLGNNVVRCVAMSSTDGLQRGTPVRNTGQPIAVPVGREVLGRIFNVLGEPIDGGPPVVTARREPIHKKPPGVAEVNPATEILETGIKVIDLVIPFAKGGKIGLFGGAGVGKTVILQELIHNIAFAHGGFSVFCGVGERTREGNDLYHEMKHAGVLDKVAMIFGQMNEPPGARLRVGLTGLTMAEYFRDEEGQDVLLFIDNIFRFTQAGSEVSALLGRMPSAVGYQPTLGTEMGALQERIVSTKTGSITSVQAVYVPADDLTDPAPATTFAHLDATLVLSRQIAELGIYPAVDPLDSSSRILDPNIVGQEHYEVARGVQTVLQRYKELQDIIAILGIDELSDEDKLIVARARKIQRFLSQPFHVAEQFTGFPGKYVPIKETVRGFKEILEGKHDDLPEQAFLYCGTIDEAVEKGKKLLAEVG; encoded by the coding sequence ATGGGGAAGATCCTGTCGATCATGGGCGTCGTGGTGGACGTCGAGTTCCCCGAGGGCCAGCTCCCCAAGCTCTATGACGCCCTGGTCATCGAGGGCGGCGGCGAGAAGGGCGACATCAACCTGACGATGGAGGTCGCGCAGCACCTGGGCAACAACGTGGTCCGCTGCGTGGCCATGTCCTCGACCGACGGCCTGCAGCGCGGCACGCCGGTCCGCAACACCGGCCAGCCCATCGCCGTGCCGGTCGGCCGTGAGGTGCTGGGCCGCATCTTCAACGTGCTGGGCGAGCCCATCGACGGCGGCCCGCCGGTCGTCACCGCCCGGCGCGAGCCCATCCACAAGAAGCCGCCCGGGGTCGCCGAGGTCAACCCGGCGACCGAGATCCTGGAGACGGGCATCAAGGTCATCGACCTGGTGATCCCGTTCGCCAAGGGCGGCAAGATCGGGCTGTTCGGCGGCGCCGGAGTGGGCAAGACCGTCATCCTGCAGGAGCTCATCCACAACATCGCCTTCGCCCACGGCGGCTTCTCCGTGTTCTGCGGGGTCGGCGAGCGGACCCGCGAGGGCAACGACCTCTACCACGAGATGAAGCACGCCGGTGTCCTGGACAAGGTGGCCATGATCTTCGGCCAGATGAACGAGCCGCCGGGCGCCCGCCTGCGCGTGGGCCTGACGGGCCTCACCATGGCCGAGTACTTCCGGGACGAAGAGGGCCAGGACGTGCTCCTGTTCATCGACAACATCTTCCGCTTCACGCAGGCCGGTTCCGAGGTGTCGGCGCTCCTCGGCCGCATGCCCAGCGCCGTCGGCTACCAGCCCACCCTCGGCACCGAGATGGGCGCGCTGCAGGAGCGCATCGTGTCGACGAAGACCGGCTCGATCACCTCGGTGCAGGCCGTGTACGTGCCGGCGGACGACCTGACCGACCCCGCGCCGGCCACGACCTTCGCGCACCTGGACGCGACCCTGGTTCTGAGCCGCCAGATCGCCGAGCTGGGCATCTACCCGGCGGTGGACCCGCTCGACTCGAGCTCCCGGATCCTCGACCCGAACATCGTGGGCCAGGAGCACTACGAGGTCGCGCGCGGCGTCCAGACGGTGCTGCAGCGGTACAAGGAGCTGCAGGACATCATCGCCATCCTGGGCATCGACGAGCTGTCGGACGAGGACAAGCTCATCGTCGCCCGGGCCCGGAAGATCCAGCGGTTCCTCTCCCAGCCGTTCCACGTGGCCGAGCAGTTCACCGGCTTCCCCGGCAAGTACGTGCCGATCAAGGAGACCGTCCGGGGCTTCAAGGAGATCCTCGAGGGCAAGCACGACGACCTGCCGGAGCAGGCCTTCCTCTACTGCGGCACCATCGACGAGGCCGTGGAGAAGGGCAAGAAGCTCCTGGCCGAGGTGGGCTAG
- the spoIIID gene encoding sporulation transcriptional regulator SpoIIID → MKDYIWKRVLDVGNHIFRTRNTVRETAQIYGVSKSTVHKDVTERLPRINPELAAKVKRVLDFNKAERHIRGGQATRQKYLER, encoded by the coding sequence GTGAAGGACTACATCTGGAAAAGGGTCCTTGACGTGGGCAATCACATCTTCCGCACCCGCAACACGGTGCGCGAGACCGCCCAGATCTACGGCGTGTCGAAGAGCACCGTGCACAAGGACGTGACCGAGCGGCTGCCCCGGATCAACCCGGAACTCGCAGCGAAGGTGAAGCGGGTCCTGGACTTCAACAAGGCCGAACGCCACATCCGGGGAGGACAGGCCACCCGCCAGAAGTACCTCGAGCGCTGA
- a CDS encoding F0F1 ATP synthase subunit epsilon: MAALQLTVITPERTVLRQVETGAVVLPVVDGSMGILPRHAPMVAALRIGVLKYRTASGRYEPVAVAGGFAEVTGQKVTVLAEAAEQADEIDVLRAKAARERAEARLRQRGADIDEARARAALQRALVRLRVAEEAGVRRGE, from the coding sequence ATGGCGGCGCTCCAGCTGACGGTCATCACCCCCGAGCGCACCGTGCTGCGCCAGGTCGAGACGGGCGCGGTGGTGCTGCCCGTGGTGGACGGGTCGATGGGCATCCTGCCCCGCCACGCCCCGATGGTGGCGGCGCTCCGCATCGGCGTGCTGAAGTACCGGACCGCCAGCGGCCGGTACGAGCCCGTCGCCGTCGCCGGCGGCTTCGCCGAGGTCACCGGGCAGAAGGTGACCGTGCTGGCGGAGGCCGCCGAGCAGGCGGACGAGATCGACGTCCTCCGGGCGAAGGCGGCCCGGGAGCGCGCCGAAGCCCGGCTCCGCCAGCGCGGCGCCGACATCGACGAGGCCCGGGCGCGGGCGGCCCTGCAGCGGGCGCTCGTGCGCCTGCGGGTGGCCGAGGAGGCCGGCGTGCGGCGGGGCGAGTAG
- a CDS encoding VWA domain-containing protein yields the protein MVRHLSQGGVIAAWPGRIAASWARLRELLALLALYLGSALRLLRFLLRPADPNNLFLVAAPGRPSAGAAAADATGRTAGPGGGESPHADSPHGAAHRAVPGERTLVPMSVGTRRRTLLWAGPGHARADRPAAAPGSRASPGSRVETVVQEVNRRFSLQEVLEQELRRLRPLQAEELPRLVERLARRWLSPGETFRPVERRTRLDVQETLRRNIPRYGGHVLTFYWARRELPVPRRVHPARVLVIGDVSHSMHRYTSVALYFFHLLGFWFDVDSYVFSEHATRATPFLRRAGTFEERVSALARAATSWNAGTRLGTSLEEIRAQATVDPHTHVVIATDGKVSLGRGEYEKIETQMAWLRARAREIVIMTPDPALGARGRASRAATGPPRAAQAPLRAVGSLRSGLIELPIYDLGEVWQTVVGRYAGRIYHVRTVQDLVDMCEDLYRSTAAPAEV from the coding sequence GTGGTACGACACCTTTCACAAGGCGGGGTGATCGCCGCCTGGCCGGGCCGGATCGCGGCCTCGTGGGCGCGCCTCCGGGAGCTCCTCGCCCTGCTGGCGCTCTACCTCGGCTCGGCCCTCCGCCTCCTCCGCTTCCTCCTGCGGCCCGCCGATCCGAACAACCTGTTCCTCGTGGCCGCGCCGGGCCGGCCGTCTGCCGGGGCCGCGGCGGCGGACGCGACCGGCCGGACGGCCGGGCCCGGCGGCGGGGAGTCCCCTCACGCCGACAGCCCGCACGGGGCCGCCCACCGGGCCGTGCCGGGTGAGCGAACCCTGGTGCCCATGAGCGTCGGGACGCGCCGGCGAACCCTCCTCTGGGCCGGCCCCGGGCATGCGCGTGCGGATCGACCCGCGGCCGCCCCCGGCTCCCGGGCCAGCCCAGGGTCACGGGTCGAGACCGTGGTGCAGGAGGTCAACCGCCGGTTCTCGCTGCAGGAGGTGCTGGAGCAGGAGCTCCGCCGCCTGCGGCCGCTCCAGGCGGAGGAGCTGCCGCGGCTCGTCGAGCGCCTGGCCCGCCGCTGGCTCTCCCCCGGCGAGACGTTCCGCCCGGTCGAGCGGCGCACCCGGCTCGACGTGCAGGAGACGCTGCGCCGCAACATCCCCCGGTACGGTGGACACGTCCTCACCTTCTACTGGGCCCGGCGGGAGCTGCCCGTCCCCCGCCGGGTGCACCCGGCGCGCGTGCTCGTGATCGGGGACGTCAGCCACTCCATGCACCGCTACACGTCGGTGGCCCTGTACTTCTTCCACCTGCTCGGGTTCTGGTTCGACGTCGACAGCTACGTCTTCTCCGAGCACGCCACCCGGGCAACGCCCTTCCTGCGGCGTGCGGGCACGTTCGAGGAGCGCGTGTCGGCCCTCGCCCGGGCGGCGACCTCCTGGAACGCCGGCACCCGCCTCGGCACCTCCCTGGAGGAGATCCGGGCGCAGGCGACGGTGGACCCGCACACGCACGTGGTGATCGCCACCGACGGCAAGGTGTCCCTGGGGCGCGGCGAGTACGAGAAGATCGAGACCCAGATGGCGTGGCTCAGGGCCCGCGCCCGGGAAATCGTGATCATGACGCCCGACCCCGCGCTGGGCGCCCGGGGCCGGGCCTCCCGCGCGGCCACCGGGCCCCCGCGCGCGGCGCAGGCCCCCCTCCGTGCGGTGGGGAGCCTGCGCTCGGGGCTGATCGAGCTGCCGATCTACGACCTGGGCGAGGTGTGGCAGACCGTGGTCGGGCGTTACGCCGGCCGGATCTACCACGTCCGCACCGTCCAGGACCTGGTGGACATGTGCGAAGACCTCTACCGGAGCACGGCGGCCCCGGCGGAGGTGTGA
- a CDS encoding M23 family metallopeptidase, producing MLRRSLHSLRSLGSRLWRAMGRTARAVVRAAARGRGAVARMRAAFTGETLRAAWRRLPADRRSAIGSVALLSLLLAALVAYDRPASVRLSLPGLSGAPGAVAPPDAAALPASPASSSGPRPASSGASPQPATDATARPPAREAVPAAAPGAGRAALPPLPVDRAPLDLPVGGRTVAAFGWALVPDAGEWRLHAGVDLAAAEGDPVRAAAAGTVASTGADPLLGMTVTIDHGDGRTTRYAGLGTVAVRRGDPVRRGQVIGNVGRPGPLEADQGPHLHFEARRDGRPVDPVTVLRAR from the coding sequence GTGCTTCGCCGATCCCTGCATTCGCTGCGATCCCTCGGCTCCCGCCTCTGGCGGGCGATGGGCCGGACCGCCCGCGCCGTCGTCCGGGCGGCCGCCCGGGGCCGCGGCGCCGTGGCCCGGATGCGGGCGGCCTTCACCGGCGAGACCCTGCGGGCCGCCTGGCGGCGGCTTCCCGCGGACCGGCGCTCGGCCATCGGCTCCGTCGCGCTCCTCTCGCTGCTGCTCGCCGCCCTGGTGGCGTACGACCGGCCCGCTTCGGTCCGCCTCTCCCTGCCGGGGCTCTCCGGCGCCCCCGGCGCCGTCGCCCCGCCGGACGCCGCAGCGCTCCCGGCGTCCCCGGCCTCATCCTCCGGCCCCCGCCCGGCGTCCTCGGGTGCCTCCCCGCAGCCCGCGACGGACGCGACGGCCCGGCCGCCCGCGCGTGAGGCCGTCCCGGCCGCGGCGCCCGGCGCGGGGCGAGCGGCTCTGCCGCCCTTGCCGGTCGACCGGGCGCCGCTGGACCTGCCGGTCGGGGGGAGGACCGTCGCCGCCTTCGGCTGGGCGCTCGTGCCGGATGCCGGCGAGTGGCGGCTGCACGCGGGGGTCGACCTGGCGGCCGCCGAGGGCGACCCGGTGCGCGCCGCCGCGGCCGGCACCGTGGCCTCGACCGGCGCGGACCCGCTCCTGGGCATGACCGTCACGATCGACCACGGCGACGGGAGGACCACGCGCTACGCCGGCCTCGGGACCGTGGCCGTGCGCAGGGGCGACCCGGTGCGGCGCGGGCAGGTGATCGGGAACGTCGGCCGCCCCGGGCCCCTGGAAGCCGACCAGGGCCCGCACCTGCACTTCGAGGCCCGCCGGGACGGGCGCCCCGTCGACCCCGTCACCGTCCTCCGCGCCCGCTGA